In Lytechinus variegatus isolate NC3 chromosome 12, Lvar_3.0, whole genome shotgun sequence, a single window of DNA contains:
- the LOC121425061 gene encoding homeobox protein Hmx produces the protein MDSSREFSGEDPGTPSPRHETSKMRQSPDRPSHHTARPAASLASQPLRPAHYHDDEDHYRTHSPPPSQPRAKGFSIESILSPTDKHQKSPRSPPMSPPSPSKSTNGCSDGPLYSSSRHPLSPTGPGLGRAALDELAAHRAAALHIPTAALPFSHLAHNPAFYAWMHGASFLHYHGMPGFSSHPPIAQPLTNSSRLAMAKDISPRPTQSHSSFGEESGEKDSRDRESPDPELRRNDGHEEDDDDDDDPSPQKKKKKTRTVFSRSQVFQLESTFEVKRYLSSSERAGLAANLHLTETQVKIWFQNRRNKWKRQMAAELEAANLAHAAQIRAQANLAQASAAHAHAHAQRMVRVPILYHENHSNTGSSMHSPNVLPFPMPYHGSYHQINSSSTSTSSARSPPSTSIVT, from the exons ATGGACAGTAGTCGTGAATTTTCAGGAGAGGATCCAGGAACTCCGTCTCCACGCCACGAAACAAGCAAGATGCGTCAATCACCAGATCGTCCGAGTCATCACACAGCTCGCCCCGCCGCATCTCTGGCGTCGCAGCCACTCCGCCCTGCTCACTATCATGACGATGAGGACCACTACAGAACGCACAGCCCTCCTCCGAGCCAGCCTAGGGCGAAGGGATTCAGTATCGAGAGCATTCTATCTCCGACGGACAAGCACCAGAAATCACCGAGGTCGCCACCGATGTCACCCCCGAGTCCGTCAAAGTCGACCAACGGGTGCAGTGATGGACCTCTGTACAGCAGCTCTCGACATCCTCTCTCGCCGACAGGTCCCGGGCTTGGACGGGCGGCGTTAGATGAGCTTGCCGCACACAGAGCAGCGGCTCTCCATATCCCGACTGCTGCACTCCCCTTTTCTCACCTAGCACACAATCCTGCATTTTATGCCTGGATGCATGGGGCGTCCTTCTTGCACTATCACG GCATGCCGGGATTCAGCTCTCACCCACCGATAGCCCAGCCGTTGACCAACAGTAGCCGCCTTGCTATGGCAAAGGACATCTCGCCTAGACCAACTCAATCTCATAGCAGCTTCGGAGAGGAAAGCGGCGAAAAAGATAGCCGTGATCGCGAATCACCAGATCCTGAGCTCCGTCGAAATGACGGACATGAAGAggacgatgacgacgacgatgaccCGTCTCcacaaaagaagaagaaaaagacgagAACTGTATTTTCGCGGAGTCAAGTGTTCCAgcttgaatcgacgtttgaagtCAAGCGTTATCTGTCGAGTTCTGAGCGGGCTGGACTGGCAGCAAATCTTCACCTGACGGAGACCCAAGTAAAGATATGGTTCCAGAACCGTCGTAATAAGTGGAAGCGACAGATGGCCGCCGAGCTGGAGGCCGCAAATCTGGCTCACGCAGCTCAGATACGCGCTCAAGCGAACCTCGCGCAGGCCAGCGCTGCACACGCCCATGCGCATGCGCAACGCATGGTCCGCGTACCAATTCTTTACCATGAGAATCATTCTAACACTGGTTCGAGCATGCACTCGCCTAATGTCTTGCCTTTCCCTATGCCCTACCATGGATCGTACCATCAAATTAACTCCTCATCAACGTCAACATCATCGGCAAGATCACCGCCGTCGACGAGTATCGTCACATGA